The genomic interval GCAGTTCACCTGATCAGCTTCTGTACTGCGGGCGGAAGCTTTTCCACGCGGCTGATAAACATGGTCACTCGCCAGAGATCGTCATCTTTGACAGTTTCGCCCCATGCGGGCATGCCACTCCAGCGGACGCCGTGCTTGACGGTAAAGAAAATGCGCCATTCCGGATCATCAAGCGGATGGATGATCAACTGCGGAGCCGGCGGATAAAACGAACGACCGAAGGCGGAGGGCTTTTTGTCCATGCCGCCGTGGCAGCCA from Terriglobales bacterium carries:
- a CDS encoding cytochrome c; this encodes MRSFLLGVLITVLLIGGGGLVYTRTGGMDLRADRTPGAIENYLATTALDASMQHQAPRINSPVPATDAHLIEGMRFYIMNCAGCHGGMDKKPSAFGRSFYPPAPQLIIHPLDDPEWRIFFTVKHGVRWSGMPAWGETVKDDDLWRVTMFISRVEKLPPAVQKLIR